The Natrinema sp. DC36 genome includes the window CGAACTCGTCGACCGCCTCGTCGAACTCGTCGGCGGCGTGGACGTGGGTGACGATCCCCTCCTCGCCCGCTCGCTCCGCCGAGATGTGTTTCCCGGTCATCGCGAGCTCCTTCGCGACGGCGGGCCCGGCCAGTTTCTCGACGTACTGAACGCCGCCGGCACCGGGGAGAATGCCGAGATTCACTTCGGGGAAGCCGAACGTGCTCCCCTCGCTGGCCAGTCGGAAGTCACACGCCAGCGCGGTCTCGAGGCCGCCGCCCAGACAGTAGCCGTCAATCTTCGCGATGACCGGGGTCGGGAAGTCCCTGATGACGTCGTAGTGCGAGCGGGCCGAGGTGCCGCCGGCCGACTCGTCGGAGAAGCCGCCGATGTCCGCCCCCGCACAGAAAGCCTTCTCGCCGGCACCCTCGAGCACCACGGCGCGCAGCGCGACGCCGTCGGCGTCCTCGTTCCGTTCCTCGAGGGACTCGAGCCCCGCGATGATGTCATCTCTGAGCTGGCCGTTCAGCGCGTTCAACGCGTCCGGCCGGTTCATCGTGATCGTGCCGACGCCGCGCTCGTCGTCGTACTCCACCAGGACAGTGTCGAATGAGTGGTCCATGCACGGTGGTCACGGCCAACAGTCAAAAAGGTACACTGTTCGTCGTTTCAGGCGTCGCGAATTCGTTCTCCCGACGACCGTCCCGGACACCGATCACAGACCTTGCGAGGCGAACGCCACCCGTTTGCTCGTCGTCGGACGGATCGGTCGGGAGCGAGCCGACGCTGCGATCGCTCGCTCGAGTCGCGTTCAGGGCCGCCGGCGACGGCGGTCGAGATAGTAGTGTAGAATACACTGAATCTGACACCAATGAATAATCATTCTATTTATTACTCTTTGGTAAGTCCCGTTCCAAAAATCTATCTCGGCAGATAGAACGTCTAAAGCGGATGATTGTGGATTATACGTCAGTTTGGAAACGTCCGGATCGTGTTCGGGGCGAGAGACGTCGAACCCTCTAACTTGGTCGCGAATGATCGTCTCACACCTCTCGATGGTGTTACTGGCCCACCTGTATTGTACTGGATGTGTTATATATCTATGATAGTCAGAAGAGAGGCAAATCATCTCCCGCTTCGACGGACGGCCGACGATACTGCGTGCCGGCTCGAATGCCGCTCGAGCACCGGTCCGATCGTGTTCGACCGCTTCGAACGCCGACTCCGAACGCCCGACTCAGACCGCTCGGCTCAGAAGGCCCGGAGGTCTTCGAGCACGGCTTCCGCGCTGCCGTCGGCAATGACCTCGCGCGCCCGCTCGAGTCCGTCCTCGAGGCTGTCGACGTCCTGACGGGCGTGCATCCGGAACGCGCCGTTGAGGGCGATGGCGTCGGCGAAGTGTCCCTCGCGGTCACCAGTGAGGACGGCCTCGGTGATCGACGCGGAGTCGGCCGTCACGTCGTCGACCTCGAGGTCCTCGGCCTCCATCGCCATGCCGTAGTTCGCGGTTTCGATCTCGTAATCCTCGAAGGAATCCGCACCGTCGTCGCCGTCTCGATCCCACTCCGCGACCTTCGTATATCCGGGCCGGATATCGTCGTATCCCTCCATCCCCTGGAAGAAGATGGCCCGCGAGTACCCGAGTCGCTCGCTCTCGGTGATCGTGTCGGTCAGCTTCTTCGCGAACGCGAGGTGGTAGAACGAGCCCAAGTGGACGTCGGCGTTCGCCGGATTCGCGATCGTTTCGATCGTGTTGACGAACGTGCGGACGCCCATCTGATCGCGCCGGTCGTAGAGGTCATGGATTCCGGGGTTGAAATTCGGCTGGTAGTAGAAGCCGAAGCGGGTCTCGTCGACCATGTCCGCGCTTTCGTCGGGCTCGAGTTCGGTTCGGACGCCGAGCTCGTCGAGGACGTGTTTGTACGCCGTCGCCTTCTGCGTCGGGACCCGATCGCCGGAGTGGACGACGATGGGGGTGCCCGCGGCCGCGGCGACGACGCCGGCTCCGACGCCGAGGACGGCGGAGCTGTGCTTGCCGTCGTAGTTCGCCCCGCAGTCGACCGGATCGCACTCCGGCTCGGCGGTGACGACCGACTCCTCGCGCATCACGTCGGTGTAGGCCGCCAGCTCCGTCGGGATGTTTCGCTTCCAGCGGTTTGCCAGCCAGAACGCGCCGAGCGTCGTTTCGTCCGGTTCGCCCGCCAGAATACGCTGGAACGCCTCTCGAGCCTGTTCGCGGGTCATGTCGTCGGCCGACTTCGGGCCGGAGCCGACGACCTCGGTCATGAGCCGCGTGAGCGGCCAGTCGCCGAATTCCTGGGTTGCGTGCGCCATGTTGTGCACCCGTTGGGTCGGATCGCGCAAAAGTCTCCCGCTTCCGGCGCTCGTTCGGCCGTCAATTGACGGGTTTCACACCGATAATCGGGTGAACCCCAAGAACGGCACCGCCGCACGCGGTTCGAGTCGGACCCGAAAACGATACGGTCCCCTTCTCCCTAGGGCAACCAATGAGTAGCCTGTCGGGGGACTGGCGCGAGGCCATCGACGACGTGGACGCGGCGCTGATCGACGGCTATCAGAGCGGCTTTCCGATCGAAGCGCGCCCGTTCCGCCGCGTCGCCGCCGACATCGGGATCGAAGAATCGGCGGCGGTCGACCGCGTCCGCGCACTCCGGGAGGCGGGGATCGTCCGCCGGTTCGGTGCCGTCCTCAACCCGCCCGTGATCGGCTCGTCGACGCTCGCCGCGGTGCGGGCACCCGCGGACCGCTTCGACGAGATTGCGACCGTCATCAACGAGTATCGGCAAGTCAACCACAACTACGCCCGCGATCACGAGTGGAACATGTGGTTCGTCGTCACCGCCGGTTCGCGCGAGGCCCGCGACGAGATCCTCGCCGATATCGAGGCCCGAACCGGCTGTGACGTGCTGAACCTGCCGATGCTGACCGACTACTACATCGACCTCGAGTTTCCCGTCGTCAACAGCGATCGGTTCGCGCGCGAATCGCTGGCACGGCGCACCGACTCCTCGGCCACCCGGATCAGCGAGGAGGCCACGGGCGATCTCTCCGCGCTCGAGGCCGAACTCCTCCTCGAGATCCAGGACGGGTTCCCGCTGTCGGCGACGCCGTATCGCGATATCGCCGCGAACGCGGGATACGCGGTCGAGGACGTGCTCGCGGCTATCGAACGCCTGCTCGAGAGCGGGTGTCTCAAGCGGATCGGTTGCGTGATCAACCACGTCGTGACGGGGTTCGACGCCAACTGCATGGTCGTCTGGGACGTCCCCGACGATGATCTCGACGAGTGGGGCGAGCAGGCGGGCGAACTCTCCTACGTGACGCTCTGTTACCACCGACCGCGCCAGCCCGAGCGGGAGTGGCCGTACAACCTGTTCACGATGATCCACGGTCGCGACCCCGAGGCCGTCGACGCGAAGATCGACGAACTCGCCGCCGACTACCTCCCCGTCGACCACGAGCGTCTCTACTCGACCGAGACGCTGAAACAGACGGGTGCGCGCTACGACGAGCTGGTGGGACTGTAGGGCTGTTCGCGCGTCGCTGCCGCGCTACTCGTCGAACTCCCAGCGCGTCGCGTCCGTCGGGAAGTCGCTCCACGCGAAGACGACCGTCGGTTGAACGGCGAAGAAGGGCGTCCCGTGCGGGGCGTCGTACTTCGCTTCGTAGGCCGCGTCCAGTTCGTCGATCAGTTCGGACGAAGCGGTTTCGTGATCGATCCGTTCGGCCTCTCCCTCGAGGATGACGACCTCCGTCGCGCTCTCGCCATGGACGACGATCTCGGGATTCCGAGCGAGATTCCGCACCCACCGCGTCCCCTCGCCGCCGCCACAGTGGAACGTCCCGTCGACCCAGACGCCCCACGTCGGGCGAACGTGCGGGCTCCCGTCGGGTCGGTTCGTCGTCACCCAGTAGTTCCGTGCGTCTCGCATCTGTTCAGCGACGAACGCCCACGGGAGCATACCGTCTGCACGCTCGGGGATCCCGTAGCGCGCTTCGGTTTGCGGTCGACCGCGATTCGTACCGCGTTCAGCACCCCGATCGCCGTTCGACGTCATTACGAAAGGGAGGACTCGAGTGAGGATAAAACGTCCGTCGCGCGTCTTTTCTCGGGTGTCGAGGGTTACTTATCGGCGTCCCTCGAGCGCTTCGGCCACGACTTCGATCGGCGTCGGCGGCTCCTCGGGCGCGCCGGGTCCGTTCTCGAGTTGAGTTCGACAGGAGGCGCCGGGAGCGACGACGCGGTCGCCATCGCTCTCGTCGACCTGATCGTACAGGATCGAGGCGATGGCGTCGCTCATCGAGGCGTGTTCGGACTCGTAGCCGAAACTGCCGGCCATGCCGCAACAGCCTGAATCGAGCGGGTCGACGGCGTAGCCCGCTCGCCGGAGCACGCCGACGGCGTGGTGGTCCTTCGCGACCGACTTCTGGTGGCAGTGGCCGTGGTAGACGAGGTCTCGAGTCGTCGCGCGCTCGTCGAAATCGATCTCTTCGTCCAGCCGGAACGCATCGACGTACTCGCAGACGCCGTAGGTGGCATCGGCAAGCGTTCCGGCGGCCTCGGTGGAGAGCAGATCGAGGTAATCCTTCTGGAACATGACCGCGTCGGAGGGCTCGATGACGACCACGTCCCAGCCGTCCGCGACTCGCGGGGCGAGCGCGTTCACGTTCTCGCGGGCGGCGTCTTCCGCCCGTTCGAGGAATCCCTTCGAAAACGCCGGTCGACCCGTATCGCCGAGGTCGTCGGGAACGGCGACGTGGACGCCGGCGGCCTCGAGCACCCGAACGGCCGCCTTCCCGGCGTCGGGGTGACTGTAGTTGGTGTAGGTGTCCGGGTAGAGGACGACTTTGTGGGTGGCGTCGGCCTTCCTGACTCGAGGGCCGCCTCGCTCGTGAAACCAGTCCCGAAACGTCTCCGCGTGGAACGTCGGTAGCGGCCGGTCGGCATCGATCCCGGCGGCGACCTCGAGCGCCTTGCGGGCGCCCGGGAGCTTCGGCAGGGCGTTCGACAGCGGCGCGAATCTGCTCCCCCACTTCGAGAGCGTCGACACGTTGGCGAAGAGCCGATCCCGGAGCGTCGCGCCGTTGCGCTGGTGGTACTCGTGGGTGACTTCGGCCTTGAGCTTCGCCATGTCGACCTCGCTCGGACAGTCGATGGCACAGCCCTTGCAGCCGATACAGAGTCCCATTACCTCCTCGACGAACTCGTCGGAAACGGCTTCCTCGGGCTCGAGGTCTCCGCTCATGGCCTGTCGAAGCGCGTTCGCCCGGCCTCGGGTCGCCGTAATCTCTTCCCGGCTCGCCCGGTATGTCGGACACATCACGCCGCCCGTGGTCTCTTGCTCGCCGCGACAGCCCCCACAGCCGTGACAGAGCTCGATCATGCCCTGCATGCCGTTGTCGTTCTCCCACTCGAGCGCGGGCTCGAAGCCCGCCTCGAACTCGTAGTCGGGGTCGAACCGAAGGTTCTCTCGCAGGTCCGTCGGATCCTCCTCGCGGAAGACGACCTGTCCCGGATTCAAGATCCAGTCGGGGTCGAACGCCGTCTTGAGGTCCTGAAAGGTCGCCCAGAGTTCGTCGCCGTAGCGTTTTTGATTCCACTGGGTGCGGGCGCGGCCGTCGCCGTGCTCGCCCGAAACGGATCCCCCCAGTTCGACCACGAGATCCGTCACGTCGTCCGCGATTCCGTGGAGCTGCTCGAGTCCCACTTCGGTTTTCGTGCTCACGAGCGGCCGGACGTGGAGCACGCCGGGGCCGGCGTGGGCGTAGAAACTGGCGTAAGTGTCGTGTTTCTCGAGGATCTCCTCGAAGCGCTCGACGAACGCCGGCAGCTTCGCGGGCGGGATCGCCGTATCCTCGATGAAGGAGATGTGCTTCTCGTCGGTCGTCCGCGAGAGCAGGATCGGGAGTCCGGACTTGCGGAGCTTCCAGAGCGTGGCGCGCTCGGCGTCGTCGTAGGCCTCGAGCGCCTCGAGTGCGAGCGTCTCGGCGTCGCTTACCGGGGCGTCCGCGGCCGGTTCCCCGGCGGGCGTCGCCGACGGCAGGCGGTCGGCGAGCAGGCCCGCGACCTGTTCTTTGCCGTGATCGTCGTCCTCGGCGTAGAACTCGACGAGGAGGACCGCGTTCGTCCCCTCGGGAAGCATCTCGGTGACGGGTCCGAACTCCGCGGTGTCGCGCGCGAGATCGATCAACACGTCGTCGAGTACCTCGACCGCCGCGGGATCGTGTGCGAGGATCGGCGCGACGTCCCGCATCGCCTCGTGGAGGTCGGGATAGCAGAGCAGCGAGACCGCCTTCGTCTCGGGGATCGGCTCGAGCGAGACGGTCGCCTCGGTGACGACCGCCAGCGTGCCCTCGCTGCCGGCCAGCAGCCGCGCGAGGTTGACCGTTCCGGGCTCACCGGTGTCCTCACCGCCGGGCAGTTCCTCGCCGCGAATCTCGGCGACGAGCCGGTCGAGGTTGTAGCCGGAAACGTTGCGCTTGAGATCCGGGTACGTCTCCGCGATCCGGTCCGCGTCCTCCGCGATAATCCGCTCGACTTCGGCGTAGATCTGGCCCTCGAGGTCGCCGTCGGGATCGGCCCGCTCGCCGATCTCCTCGAGCGTGACCTCGCCGAAGCGGGTGACGGTGCCGTCGGCGAGGACAGCCTCGCACTCCTCGATGTAGGCGTCGGTCTTCCCGTATTTCAGCGAGTGCGACCCGGTCGAGTTGTTGCCGATAGCGCCGCCGATGGCGCTCTTGTCGCCCCACGCGGGGTCGGGGGCAAACTTCAGGTCGTGGGGCTCGAGGGCCTCGTTCAACGTCCCGAGGATCGTCCCGGGCTGGACCGTCGCGATACGACCGTCGGTGTCGATCTCGAGGATCTCGTTCATGTCCCGCGTGAAATCCAGGACGACGGCCCGGTTGACCGTCTGCCCGGCGAGGCTCGTCCCGCCGCCCCGCGGGAGGACCGGAATTTCTCGCTCGGCGCAGTACTCGAGGATGCCCGCGACGTCGGCGGTCGATTCCGGGAAGGCGACGGCGATCGGCGTCAGCTCGTAGGCGCTCGCGTCGGTCGCATACAGCTCGCGGGAGTACGAGTCCGCACGGACCTCGCAGTCGACGAGTTCCTCGAGGTCCGCGACCAGAGCCGGACGATCGACGTCGTCGCTCCGATAGTCGTAGTTCGCTCGCCGGTCGGCGGCCGGGTCAGCGCTCGGCTCGAGAGACATACGTCGCCCTTGCTCAGGCGCGGCTAAAAGTGCCTGCATTAGCGACGATTCGACCGGCTCCGCGATTCTCGGCGCGGGTCGGACTGAGCTGCTCGGTCGGTCGGCCGCTGTCCGCGAGTGGGAAGGGAAGCGGCCGGACGGCGGCTCTCGACCCGTCCGACCAGCACGCGGGTTGACGTACTGGGAGTGGTGACCGAATGGAAAGATGGCCCCGTCGTTTTCCCACGTGCGCCCCCGGGGCCGCCGCCCGTGGTGTCGGGCGGTACCAGCCAGTAACGGGGGAATTGAAACAAGCGATATGCCTAACTAGTAGGGGTCTTCTCGAGCGGCGCGCCTCGCCTCACTCGTCCGTTCCCCACTCGCCGCTCATGCCGACGCGCTCGCCGTCCTCCCAGACGTAGTAGCCCTCGCCGCTTTTCTTGCCGAGATTGCCCGCCCGGACCTTCCGGCGCAGCGACTGTGGTGGTTTGAATCGCTCGCCCAGTTCCTCGCGGAGATGTTCCGCGATGTGCAGGCGCACGTCCAGCCCGACGTGATCGGTCAGCTCGAGGGGCCCCATCGGGTGGCCGTACCCGATCGACATCCCTTCGTCGATGTCGGCCGGGCTGGCGACGCCCTGTTCGACCATCCGGATCGCCTCGAGCCCCAGCGCGAGGCCGAGTCGCGAGGTGGCGAAGCCGGCCGTGTCGCGGACGACGACGTCCTCCTTCTC containing:
- a CDS encoding enoyl-CoA hydratase/isomerase family protein; protein product: MDHSFDTVLVEYDDERGVGTITMNRPDALNALNGQLRDDIIAGLESLEERNEDADGVALRAVVLEGAGEKAFCAGADIGGFSDESAGGTSARSHYDVIRDFPTPVIAKIDGYCLGGGLETALACDFRLASEGSTFGFPEVNLGILPGAGGVQYVEKLAGPAVAKELAMTGKHISAERAGEEGIVTHVHAADEFDEAVDEFVTDLAGQAPLAIQGIKKSADMAVHSGLEEGLAYDSSLFQELLKTEDHAEGAAAFAEDRDPEFEGK
- a CDS encoding anthranilate phosphoribosyltransferase, with product MAHATQEFGDWPLTRLMTEVVGSGPKSADDMTREQAREAFQRILAGEPDETTLGAFWLANRWKRNIPTELAAYTDVMREESVVTAEPECDPVDCGANYDGKHSSAVLGVGAGVVAAAAGTPIVVHSGDRVPTQKATAYKHVLDELGVRTELEPDESADMVDETRFGFYYQPNFNPGIHDLYDRRDQMGVRTFVNTIETIANPANADVHLGSFYHLAFAKKLTDTITESERLGYSRAIFFQGMEGYDDIRPGYTKVAEWDRDGDDGADSFEDYEIETANYGMAMEAEDLEVDDVTADSASITEAVLTGDREGHFADAIALNGAFRMHARQDVDSLEDGLERAREVIADGSAEAVLEDLRAF
- a CDS encoding FAD-binding and (Fe-S)-binding domain-containing protein, yielding MSLEPSADPAADRRANYDYRSDDVDRPALVADLEELVDCEVRADSYSRELYATDASAYELTPIAVAFPESTADVAGILEYCAEREIPVLPRGGGTSLAGQTVNRAVVLDFTRDMNEILEIDTDGRIATVQPGTILGTLNEALEPHDLKFAPDPAWGDKSAIGGAIGNNSTGSHSLKYGKTDAYIEECEAVLADGTVTRFGEVTLEEIGERADPDGDLEGQIYAEVERIIAEDADRIAETYPDLKRNVSGYNLDRLVAEIRGEELPGGEDTGEPGTVNLARLLAGSEGTLAVVTEATVSLEPIPETKAVSLLCYPDLHEAMRDVAPILAHDPAAVEVLDDVLIDLARDTAEFGPVTEMLPEGTNAVLLVEFYAEDDDHGKEQVAGLLADRLPSATPAGEPAADAPVSDAETLALEALEAYDDAERATLWKLRKSGLPILLSRTTDEKHISFIEDTAIPPAKLPAFVERFEEILEKHDTYASFYAHAGPGVLHVRPLVSTKTEVGLEQLHGIADDVTDLVVELGGSVSGEHGDGRARTQWNQKRYGDELWATFQDLKTAFDPDWILNPGQVVFREEDPTDLRENLRFDPDYEFEAGFEPALEWENDNGMQGMIELCHGCGGCRGEQETTGGVMCPTYRASREEITATRGRANALRQAMSGDLEPEEAVSDEFVEEVMGLCIGCKGCAIDCPSEVDMAKLKAEVTHEYHQRNGATLRDRLFANVSTLSKWGSRFAPLSNALPKLPGARKALEVAAGIDADRPLPTFHAETFRDWFHERGGPRVRKADATHKVVLYPDTYTNYSHPDAGKAAVRVLEAAGVHVAVPDDLGDTGRPAFSKGFLERAEDAARENVNALAPRVADGWDVVVIEPSDAVMFQKDYLDLLSTEAAGTLADATYGVCEYVDAFRLDEEIDFDERATTRDLVYHGHCHQKSVAKDHHAVGVLRRAGYAVDPLDSGCCGMAGSFGYESEHASMSDAIASILYDQVDESDGDRVVAPGASCRTQLENGPGAPEEPPTPIEVVAEALEGRR
- a CDS encoding Lrp/AsnC family transcriptional regulator: MSSLSGDWREAIDDVDAALIDGYQSGFPIEARPFRRVAADIGIEESAAVDRVRALREAGIVRRFGAVLNPPVIGSSTLAAVRAPADRFDEIATVINEYRQVNHNYARDHEWNMWFVVTAGSREARDEILADIEARTGCDVLNLPMLTDYYIDLEFPVVNSDRFARESLARRTDSSATRISEEATGDLSALEAELLLEIQDGFPLSATPYRDIAANAGYAVEDVLAAIERLLESGCLKRIGCVINHVVTGFDANCMVVWDVPDDDLDEWGEQAGELSYVTLCYHRPRQPEREWPYNLFTMIHGRDPEAVDAKIDELAADYLPVDHERLYSTETLKQTGARYDELVGL
- a CDS encoding pyridoxamine 5'-phosphate oxidase family protein; translated protein: MTSNGDRGAERGTNRGRPQTEARYGIPERADGMLPWAFVAEQMRDARNYWVTTNRPDGSPHVRPTWGVWVDGTFHCGGGEGTRWVRNLARNPEIVVHGESATEVVILEGEAERIDHETASSELIDELDAAYEAKYDAPHGTPFFAVQPTVVFAWSDFPTDATRWEFDE